In a genomic window of Bemisia tabaci chromosome 1, PGI_BMITA_v3:
- the LOC140225728 gene encoding uncharacterized protein, with protein sequence MYLVSGTGGSKLTAPVLSRREPGQKKELSGVGVGTGMPLTTSIKNQMLRLLRRTKSTRERPASSSIVFSNKRCLTSLDNVLLESSPKPIRPSKSVRQSAVSESMALGAATPKPPSAAPAPPASTPAPAEPKKSSAAPPHSRTYSREWHHRARRQSKQVCWPNMTLMG encoded by the exons ATGTACCTCGTGTCGGGGACCGGAGGGAGCAAGTTGACAGCGCCCGTCTTGAGCAGAAGGGAGCCGGGGCAGAAGAAGGAGTTGAGCGGCGTCGGCGTCGGGACTGGGATGCCCCTGACGACGAGCATCAAGAATCAGATGCTCCGTCTCCTGCGACGCACCAAGAGCACCCGAGAACGTCCTGCCTCCTCGTCGATCGTCTTCTCCAACAAGCGCTGCCTCACGTCCCTGGATAACGTTCTCCTGGAATCCTCGCCGAAGCCGATCCGACCCAGCAAGAGCGTGCGCCAGTCGGCGGTGTCCGAGTCGATGGCGCTCGGCGCGGCGACCCCCAAACCCCCCTCCGCGGCCCCGGCCCCCCCGGCCagcacccccgcccccgcggaGCCCAAGAAGAGCTCGGCGGCACCTCCCCACTCGAGGACTTACAGTAGGGAGTGGCACCACCGGGCCAGAAGACAGAGCAAGCAG GTATGTTGGCCAAATATGACTTTAATGGGTTAA